Genomic window (Haloarchaeobius salinus):
GGGTGTACGCGGGTTTGGAGATCTCCCGGTACATCGACGCCGGTTTGTCGGACATGGTCTTGCCGTAGCCTCGCGCCTACGCCGGTAAAGTACTTTCGAGGCCGTCTCGCTACTCCTCGGCCACCCGCTCGAGACGGACGAAGGCTCGGCTCGCGGTCGCAGGCCACGATACCCTGATACCGGTCCGCCCCCTCTCCGTACGGGATGCCCACCGTCCGGACCGACGACATCGAGACGTACTACGTCCAGCAGGGCGACGGACCGCCGGTCGTGTTCGTCCACGGGATGCTCATGAGCTCGACCATGTGGGAGCACCAGCTGGCGGCCCTCGGCGACGAGTTCACCGTCATCGCCCACGACGTGCGTGGGCACGGCCACACCGGCGGTTCGGCGCGGTCGACGTACTCGATCGGGCTGTTCGCGGACGACCTCGCCGCACTGCTGGACGCGCTCGCCGTCGACCGGGCGGTCGTCTGTGGCCTCTCGATGGGCGGGGCCATCGCGCAGGCGTTCGCCGCGGCCCACCCCGAGCGGGTCGCCGGGCTCGTCCTCGCGGACACGTTCCCCGCAGGCCCGCTCCCGCTCGCCGGCAGACTCGCCATGGCGAACGTCCGGTTCCTCGCCCGACTCGGCCGGTTCGTCGACTACCGCACGCTGAACCGGTGGCAGCTCCGCGTCGGCAACCTGCTCCTCCCCGGCATCTCGGGCGACGAGGAGACCGTCCAGCGGCTACTGGAGGAGGCCCCACACATCGCCCACGAGGAGTTCGTCAAGGTCGCCGACGCGACCGCGGGCTTCTCCAGGGAACCCGTCGACCTCTCAGCGGTCACCGCACCGACGCTCGTGCTCCACGGGGAACACCTTCCCACGGCCAACGAGGAGACGACCGAGCGACTGCTGGCCCAGCTCGAGCACAGCGAGACGGCGGTTCACGTCGTCCCGAACAGCGGGCACGCCTCGAACCTCGACAACCCCCCGTTCTTCACGGTGCGGCTCCGCGAACTCCTGACCCAGCGAGCCTACCCCGAGACCATCAGTTCTGGCGGCTAGGCTGGTCGGTCTGACGGTCGTGAAAATGCTCGGTAGGGGATTTGAACCTCACTCGCAAATCGGAGATTTGCTCGCTGGTTCAAATCCCTACGCTGCGCTCCTCTCTCACTGTAGCACGTTCGAGAAGTGCTCGGTAGGGGATTTGAACCCCTGTCCTCGGCTCGAAAGGCCAAGATGATTGGCCGGACTACACCAACCGAGCGCATCAGTTCGTTCCCGGTCGGCAATTTTAAACCTTCCGTTCCCACCGGATTCCGGCGGGGCGACACACGCGGAACTCACCGGGTTCTCAACCCTTAACCGGGCTCCGACCGACGGACCGACTATGAGACGCGTACGCTTCCGCGACCCGGCCGGTGCGGTCCGGTACGGCGAGTGGGACGACGGAACGATCGAGTTCGGCGACCGGACGTTCGACGAGGACGAGGTGGACGTGCTCGCGCCGTGTGAGCCCTCGAAGGTCGTCTGCGTCGGACGGAACTACGTCGCACACGCCGACGAGTTCGGCAACGAGGTGCCGGACCGACCGCTGCTGTTCCTGAAGGGGCCCAACACCGTGGCCAGCCACGGGAGCGAGGTGACGCTCCCGGCGGGCAAGGACCGGCTCGACTTCGAGGCGGAGCTGGGCGTCGTCATCGGCGAGCAGGCGAAGGACGTCGACGAGGCGGACGCGATGGACGTGGTCGCGGGCTTTACCTGCGTGAACGACCTCTCGAACCGCGACGACCAGAACCGGGAGACGAACTGGGTGCGCGGGAAGGCGTTCGACGGGGCCGCACCCATCGGCCCGGTGCTCGCGTCGCCCGACGAGGTCCCCGAGGACGCCGCCGTGCGGTCGTACTGCAACGGCGAGCTCCGCCAGGACTCGACCCGCGAGCTGATGATCTTCTCCGTGCCCGAACTCATCGCGGAGATCACGAGCTACATGACCCTCGAGCCGGGCGACGTCGTCGCGACCGGGACGCCGGAGGGCGTCGGCAAGCTCGAGGACGGCGACGAGGTGGTCATCGAGGTCGAGGGCGTCGGCCGCCTCGAACACACCGTGGAGATTCCCAGCGCTTAAGTTTTAGGTCGGCCTAATCGGCCCAGAGATGGAGCTGACGCGGCGGGACGCGATGGCCGTGCTGACCTCGACCGGCATCGTCGTCGGGGCCGGCGCGGCCGCGCTCTCGCAGGAGCGACTCGACGACCAGCGTGCGGACCCCGACGTGGACGTCGAGACGCTGGTCGCCGTCGCCGAGGTCCTGTATCCGAGCGAGGTCGGGGGCGTCCGAGAGTTCGTCGAGACGTACGTCGCCGGCCGGACCGCGGACAGGCCGGACTACCGCGACGGGATGGCAGACGTGCTCACCGTCGTCGACGAGCGGGCCGAGAGCTGGTTCGACGCCCCCTACGCGGCGCTCGACCGGGCAGACCGGGACGCGACGCTCCGCCAGCTCGGGGCCGACGCCATCGAGCCCGACCCCGAAGGACGGCCGCCGGCGCGGGTCCGCTACTACGTCGTCAACGAACTGCTGTACGCCTTCTACACGTCGCCGACGGGCGGGTCGCTGGTCGGCACCGAGAACCCCATCGGCCACCCCGGTGGAACGGCGAGCTATCGTCGGGGGGCGGACGAATGAGCCGGAGCAGTGCCGGCGACGACGTCGACCGCACCCCGTCGCCACGGGCCGACGTCTGCATCGTCGGAGCCGGGCCCGCCGGGGCGCTCGTCGCGCACCGACTCGCCAGCCAGGGACACGACGTGGTCGTGCTGGAGGCCGGACCGCGGTTCGATCCCGCCGACCGACTCGAACGGATGGAGCGCCACATCCGACCCAGCCACGGTCCGGAGGAGGTGTGGGACATGGGCGGCCCGCGCGACGCGTACACGAACGCAGGGGGACGGTTCTACCCCCTCAACGCGGCGCGGGTGAAGGGCGTCGGCGGGACGACGCTGCACTGGCAGGGGATGGTGTTCCGGCTGCACGAGGACGACTTCGAGCGCCGGAGCAGACACGGCGTCGAGCGCGACTGGCCCATCGGCTACGACGACCTCCAGCCGTACTACGCCGAGGCCGAGGCCGAACTCGGGGTCGCCGGAGCCGACGACAACCCGTTCGCCCCGCCGCGCGAGGAGCCGTTCCCGATGCCGGGCTTCCGCCCGTCGTACTCGGACTCGCTGTTCGCCGGAGCCTGCGAGGAGCTGGGAATCGCGATGCACTCGGCCCCCAACGCGCGGAACTCCGAGGCGTTCGACGGCCGGAGCCCCTGCCAGGGCTACGGCACCTGCAAGCCCGTCTGTCCCTCGGGCGCGAAGTACGACGCGACGGTCCACGTCGCGAAGGCCGAGGACGAGGGGGCCCGCATCGTCGACCGCGTGCCGGTCCAGCGCATCGAGCACGACCGGTCCGGCGAGACGGTCGACGCCGTCGTCTACGCGACGCCCGACGGCGAGGAGCACCGACAGGAGGCCCGCCAGTTCGTGCTCGCCGCGGGCGGCATCGAGACCCCGCGGCTGCTCCTGCTCTCGCGCTCCGAGCAGCACCCCGACGGGCTCGCGAACTCCTCCGGCGCGGTCGGCCGGTACTTCATGGACCACCTGTTCGCCGGGATGGGCGGCGAGCTGGACGAGCCGACCAGACAGAAGCACGTCGGCTTCATCACCAGCGAGTGCCACCAGTTCTACGACGACGTGGACGACTCGGTCGGGCCGTACAAGCTGGAGTTCCTCAACTACGCGGGCCCGTCCCCGGTGGATATCGCGCTCTCGACCGAGAGCGAGGCGGCCTGGGGCGACGCGCTCGCCGACGAGATACGCGGGGCGTACGGCAACCGACTCGCGATGGGCGGGCTCTGCGGGCAGCCGCCACGCGCGGAGAACCGCGTGACGCTGAACCCGGACGTGACAGACGACCACGGCAATCCCGTCCCGGAGATACACTGGTCGCTCGGCGCGCGCGAGCGGCGGACGATCGAGGCGGCGAACGAGCGACAGGCGGCCATCATGGACGAGCTCGGCGTCGACGTGGACTGGGTGACCGGCCCCGACGCGACCGGGCCGGCGTTCCACCACATGGGAACGACGCGGATGGGGACCGATCCCGCCGAGAGCGTCGTCCGGCCCGACCTGCGGACCCACGACCTCGACAACTGCTGGATCGCCTCCTCCTCGACGTTCGTCACCGGCGGCGCGCTGAACCCCACGCTCACCATCGCCGCGCTGGCGCTCCGGGCGGCCGACGCGGTGTCGGAGACGCTCTAGCCCTCCGCGTGCTGTGCGAACTCACGCCAATATAAGTCCATAAAATCCGATTATATTCTGGGAGGTTCCTTTCCCACCGGACTGGAATCGCCTGCCCTTTATACGTACTACCCGGCCGCACGTCGGAGTATGAGCGAAAATCAGATAGGCGCTCCCGGTACCGGAATCTCGAGGCGGCGGTTCATGGCAGCGACGGGAACCACGGGACTCGCGGCTGCTGCAGGCTGTTTGACGACGACGACCTCCCCCTCCACCCGGCAGGTGAACCCCGGCGCGGCGACGCAGAACCGGGCGATGCAGGACCTCCCGACGACGAGCAAGCCGGAGGTCGTCGACCTGGACGAGCGGGGCCACGAGGTCACGCTGAAGCCCGTGCAGGCACGCCACGACATGCACCCGCTTGAGACGATGGGCGGCCCCGTCGGGCTCCCGACGACGTGGGCGTTCGCCGCCGACGACGGCGACCCGAGCGTCCCGGCACCCATCCTCCGCTGTACGGAGGGTGCGGAGCTCGAGGTCACGCTCGACAACACCGACGCCGACGCCCCGCACACGCTGCACTTCCACGGCGTGACGAAGGCCTGGGAGGACGACGGCGTGCCGACGACGACCGGCATCACGGTGATGCCCGGCGAGACGCACACGTACACCATCCCCGCGAACGTGGCCGGCACGCACCTCTACCACTGCCACTACCAGACCCCCATGCACATGGAGATGGGGATGTTCGGCATCCTCCGGGTCGACCCCGAGGGCTACGAGGAAGCGGACAAGGAGTACTTCATGACCGTCAAGGAGTGGGACACCCGCCTCGCCCGACAGCACGCCGGCGAGGACGTCCAGTTCGACCTGACGAACCGCCGCCCCGACGCGTTCACGGTCAACGGGAAGTGCGCGCCCCGGACGCTCCACCCCGAGGAGGGGTCGCCGATGATCGTCGACCGGGGCGACACCGTCCGTGTCCACTGGGTCAACGGCGGGTTCATGAGCCACCCGCTGCACATCCACAACCACCGGTTCAAGGTGGTCGAGAAAGATGGCGCGGAGTACCCCGAGGGGATGCAGTTCAAGCAGGACGTGCTGAACGTCGCACCCGCCGAACGCTACACCATCGAGTTCGAGGCGGACGCCGACCCCGGCATCTACCTGATGCACTGCCACAAGGTCGACCACGTCCGCAACGGGAACAGCTACCCGGGCGGGATGCTCTCGGGCATCGTCTACACGGAGGCGATGGACACGGAGATCTTCGCGAACCTGATGGACTACGCGGGCTACGAGGGCTGAGACCATGCGTAGACGACAGTTCATGACCGCGGCCGGCACCGTCGCCCTCGGGACGGCGGCATCGGGGCTGGCCGCCGGCCAGCAGGACGAGGAGGTATCGCTCGCCGACTGGTTCGACGGCGTCGGTAACCTCGACGGCCTGGTCGACCGCACCGGCGAGTCGGAGGTGACCATCACGGTCGGCTCCGAAGGCAACGGCGGCGCGTTCGCCTTCGATCCGCCGGCCGTCCGCATCGATCCCGGGACGACCGTCGTCTGGGAGTGGTCCGGCAACGGCGGCGTCCACGACGTCGCCGCCGAGGACGGTAGCTTCGCGTCCGAGATGAAAAGCGAGGATGGCGCGACCTTCGAGCGCACGTTCGAGGAGACCGGTGTCGTCCGGTACGCCTGCAACCCGCACAAGAGCATGGGGATGCGGGCCGCGCTCGTCGTCGGCGACGTCTCGGTCACGCTGACCGACGGCACCGCGACCGAGACCAGCACCGGGACCGAGGAGTCCGAGTCGACCGGCCCGACGTTCGACGGCTGGCTCGAGGGCGTCGAGAACTACGAGGGCGTCGTCGACAAGCGCGGGCAGGACACCGTGACGGTCACCGTCGGTGCGGACGGTAACGGCGGCCCGTACGCCTTCGACCCGCCCGCCATGCGGGTCGACCCCGAGACGACCGTCGTCTGGGAGTGGGCCGGTACGGAGGGCCCCTACAGCGTGGTCGACGATACGCTCGGCTTCGCGAGCGAGCACACGACCGACGTCGGGAACAGGTACGCGATGGAGTTCTCGGGCTCCGGCCTGAGCAAGTACTACTGCGAGGACTATCGGGACCGCGGCATGCGCGGGGTCGTCCTCGTCGGTGACGGCCCGCAGGAGGTGATGTCGAAGTCCGCGCTGGCGGCCGGTGGCGGCCTGCTCGCGCTCGTCTCGGCACCGATGCTGTTCGGCCTGCGCGAGCACCTGCGGGACACCAAAGAGGACTGAGCGCCCCCACCGATTTCGTATAGTGGATTAAGGTTTATTTGTCCCGCATCGGGCGAGCGCCCGGGCACACAACTGTCGGTCTATCGACCATTTTTCCCGCCGAGCCACCAGTTTTCGTCCCCAGCTCGACCACCGCGCCGAGCGTGTCAACCGGTCTCTCCCCGACCGAAGCTTGAAGTGCCAGCACAGCGACATCCCGTCACGGCCACGATGGAGACCCTATCCACTTTCTGAGGCGACCTCGGACGCCGGTTCCGTGAGAGCCGGGTCACGAGCCCGCAGGCTGCTGGACCGCCAGCGGCGTCTCCGTCGTGCGATTGCGTCGACCAGCTGTCACCCGTGACGTGCGACGCCGCAGAACCGCCATCCCCAGATACACATCACATGTCACGACGGACAGTACTCGCAGCACGAACCGCAGACGACCGACCCGACACGACCGAGATCCGTGCCCTCGCAGAATCCGCGGGCCACGAGGTCGTCGCAGAACACACACAGACACGCGCAGCGGACGCCACGTTCAACCTCGGCCGCGGAAAGGTCGAGCAGGTCGCCGAGAGCGTCCGCGACCACGACGCGGGCTACGTGGTCGTGGACAACGAGCTCACGCCGTCACAGTTCTTCGCGTGGACCGACCGGCTGCCCGACGGCGTCGAGGTCCGGGACCGCTTCCGGCTCGTCCTCGACATCTTCGAGGCGCGTGCGAGCACCCGGCGGGCGACGCTCCAAGTCGAGCTCGCGCGTCTCCAGCACGAGCTCCACCGTCGTCGCGAGGTGCAGAGCCACGATGACGAGTACAACTGGTTCCCCACGCACGACCCCGAGGGCGAGTGGATCCGCGAGGTCAAACTGCGCATCGACCGGGTGCAGAACCGGCTGAAGGAGCTCCCGGAGGAGGGCGACGGGAACCGCGAGCGCAGGCACGACGCCGGCTTCGACTTCGTCGCGCTCGCGGGCTACACGAACGCCGGCAAGTCGACCCTGCTGCACCGGCTGGCCGACGAGCTGTCGCTCGAAGATCTCGGGGCGGGGCCGAACGACCTCGCCGAGACCGCCACCGTCGAGGACCGGCTGTTCGAGACGCTCGACACGACGACGCGCCGGTGTACAGTCGACGGCCGCCGGCTCCTCGTCTCCGACACGGT
Coding sequences:
- a CDS encoding gluconate 2-dehydrogenase subunit 3 family protein yields the protein MELTRRDAMAVLTSTGIVVGAGAAALSQERLDDQRADPDVDVETLVAVAEVLYPSEVGGVREFVETYVAGRTADRPDYRDGMADVLTVVDERAESWFDAPYAALDRADRDATLRQLGADAIEPDPEGRPPARVRYYVVNELLYAFYTSPTGGSLVGTENPIGHPGGTASYRRGADE
- the hflX gene encoding GTPase HflX, which gives rise to MSRRTVLAARTADDRPDTTEIRALAESAGHEVVAEHTQTRAADATFNLGRGKVEQVAESVRDHDAGYVVVDNELTPSQFFAWTDRLPDGVEVRDRFRLVLDIFEARASTRRATLQVELARLQHELHRRREVQSHDDEYNWFPTHDPEGEWIREVKLRIDRVQNRLKELPEEGDGNRERRHDAGFDFVALAGYTNAGKSTLLHRLADELSLEDLGAGPNDLAETATVEDRLFETLDTTTRRCTVDGRRLLVSDTVGFIRDLPHDLVEAFRSTLVEAREADVVVLVVDASKPVDALCERVTTVLDEVGDGPVVPAFNKADCVDEDELRRKSAVLPDDLGEPVPISATEGTGLKDLQTRVLAELPATTETFELPQGDDTMGFVAWCHDHGTVEAVEYGEHVRLQLRARPTVVEQAHARAATLTEGTTDTAGSSSDSSA
- a CDS encoding alpha/beta fold hydrolase: MPTVRTDDIETYYVQQGDGPPVVFVHGMLMSSTMWEHQLAALGDEFTVIAHDVRGHGHTGGSARSTYSIGLFADDLAALLDALAVDRAVVCGLSMGGAIAQAFAAAHPERVAGLVLADTFPAGPLPLAGRLAMANVRFLARLGRFVDYRTLNRWQLRVGNLLLPGISGDEETVQRLLEEAPHIAHEEFVKVADATAGFSREPVDLSAVTAPTLVLHGEHLPTANEETTERLLAQLEHSETAVHVVPNSGHASNLDNPPFFTVRLRELLTQRAYPETISSGG
- a CDS encoding multicopper oxidase domain-containing protein, whose product is MAATGTTGLAAAAGCLTTTTSPSTRQVNPGAATQNRAMQDLPTTSKPEVVDLDERGHEVTLKPVQARHDMHPLETMGGPVGLPTTWAFAADDGDPSVPAPILRCTEGAELEVTLDNTDADAPHTLHFHGVTKAWEDDGVPTTTGITVMPGETHTYTIPANVAGTHLYHCHYQTPMHMEMGMFGILRVDPEGYEEADKEYFMTVKEWDTRLARQHAGEDVQFDLTNRRPDAFTVNGKCAPRTLHPEEGSPMIVDRGDTVRVHWVNGGFMSHPLHIHNHRFKVVEKDGAEYPEGMQFKQDVLNVAPAERYTIEFEADADPGIYLMHCHKVDHVRNGNSYPGGMLSGIVYTEAMDTEIFANLMDYAGYEG
- a CDS encoding halocyanin domain-containing protein; translation: MRRRQFMTAAGTVALGTAASGLAAGQQDEEVSLADWFDGVGNLDGLVDRTGESEVTITVGSEGNGGAFAFDPPAVRIDPGTTVVWEWSGNGGVHDVAAEDGSFASEMKSEDGATFERTFEETGVVRYACNPHKSMGMRAALVVGDVSVTLTDGTATETSTGTEESESTGPTFDGWLEGVENYEGVVDKRGQDTVTVTVGADGNGGPYAFDPPAMRVDPETTVVWEWAGTEGPYSVVDDTLGFASEHTTDVGNRYAMEFSGSGLSKYYCEDYRDRGMRGVVLVGDGPQEVMSKSALAAGGGLLALVSAPMLFGLREHLRDTKED
- a CDS encoding GMC family oxidoreductase: MSRSSAGDDVDRTPSPRADVCIVGAGPAGALVAHRLASQGHDVVVLEAGPRFDPADRLERMERHIRPSHGPEEVWDMGGPRDAYTNAGGRFYPLNAARVKGVGGTTLHWQGMVFRLHEDDFERRSRHGVERDWPIGYDDLQPYYAEAEAELGVAGADDNPFAPPREEPFPMPGFRPSYSDSLFAGACEELGIAMHSAPNARNSEAFDGRSPCQGYGTCKPVCPSGAKYDATVHVAKAEDEGARIVDRVPVQRIEHDRSGETVDAVVYATPDGEEHRQEARQFVLAAGGIETPRLLLLSRSEQHPDGLANSSGAVGRYFMDHLFAGMGGELDEPTRQKHVGFITSECHQFYDDVDDSVGPYKLEFLNYAGPSPVDIALSTESEAAWGDALADEIRGAYGNRLAMGGLCGQPPRAENRVTLNPDVTDDHGNPVPEIHWSLGARERRTIEAANERQAAIMDELGVDVDWVTGPDATGPAFHHMGTTRMGTDPAESVVRPDLRTHDLDNCWIASSSTFVTGGALNPTLTIAALALRAADAVSETL
- a CDS encoding fumarylacetoacetate hydrolase family protein, whose translation is MRRVRFRDPAGAVRYGEWDDGTIEFGDRTFDEDEVDVLAPCEPSKVVCVGRNYVAHADEFGNEVPDRPLLFLKGPNTVASHGSEVTLPAGKDRLDFEAELGVVIGEQAKDVDEADAMDVVAGFTCVNDLSNRDDQNRETNWVRGKAFDGAAPIGPVLASPDEVPEDAAVRSYCNGELRQDSTRELMIFSVPELIAEITSYMTLEPGDVVATGTPEGVGKLEDGDEVVIEVEGVGRLEHTVEIPSA